The Parabacteroides sp. AD58 genome includes a window with the following:
- a CDS encoding efflux RND transporter periplasmic adaptor subunit, giving the protein MLGKKQWPLYAFLGLAVFMAGCKKKVEPQLPIVIVEKPVKKDVQIYGEYVGTIKAESFVEIHARVEGYLENMMFEEGKRVKQGDPLFIISPALYKARVEKAKAQLKKNEVQAAKAARDVQRLTPLYEQHAASQLDLDNAIAAKENAEADVAMSKADLDQANLELSYTRVTSPITGYISERLVDIGTLVGPGSKSKLATVVKSDTVNVDFKMTALDYLRAERRNVKFGVQDTTRSWQPTVTVTLADNSEYPVKGIVDFADPSVDPKTGTFTVRAILPNPNRKLLPGQATRVKLLLDVRERAIVIPRKALSIEKGGAFIYVLRRDDVAEKRFVQIGPEFDNSVVIERGLGENERVVVEGYNKLEPNVKVQPVLSSDDKAIQALREKEEE; this is encoded by the coding sequence ATGTTAGGGAAAAAGCAATGGCCGCTTTATGCCTTTTTAGGGTTAGCTGTTTTTATGGCTGGTTGTAAAAAGAAAGTTGAGCCGCAATTGCCGATTGTCATCGTAGAAAAGCCTGTTAAAAAGGATGTTCAGATTTACGGAGAGTATGTCGGAACAATTAAAGCAGAGAGTTTTGTGGAAATACATGCTCGTGTGGAAGGTTATCTCGAGAATATGATGTTTGAAGAAGGAAAGAGAGTGAAGCAGGGCGATCCTTTGTTTATTATTAGTCCGGCTTTATATAAAGCTCGTGTAGAAAAGGCAAAAGCTCAACTTAAAAAGAATGAAGTGCAAGCTGCTAAAGCTGCGCGTGATGTTCAGCGTTTGACTCCATTGTATGAACAGCACGCAGCAAGTCAATTAGATTTAGATAATGCAATCGCTGCCAAAGAAAATGCTGAAGCTGATGTGGCGATGAGCAAAGCTGATTTAGATCAGGCTAATTTGGAATTGAGCTATACACGAGTAACTTCACCAATTACAGGATATATCAGCGAACGGTTAGTAGATATAGGTACACTGGTGGGGCCTGGTTCAAAATCAAAGTTGGCAACAGTGGTAAAAAGCGATACTGTCAATGTTGATTTTAAAATGACAGCTTTGGATTATTTAAGAGCTGAACGTAGAAATGTCAAATTTGGAGTTCAGGATACCACTCGTTCTTGGCAGCCTACAGTGACGGTTACTTTAGCAGATAATTCTGAATACCCTGTTAAAGGTATCGTTGACTTTGCTGACCCTTCAGTAGATCCCAAGACGGGAACTTTTACGGTACGTGCTATTTTGCCTAACCCTAACCGTAAATTATTGCCTGGTCAGGCAACGCGAGTAAAATTATTGTTGGATGTTCGTGAACGTGCTATTGTTATTCCTCGTAAAGCTTTATCGATAGAAAAAGGAGGAGCCTTCATTTATGTGTTGCGCCGTGATGACGTAGCTGAAAAGCGTTTTGTTCAGATTGGTCCTGAGTTTGATAATTCTGTTGTAATTGAACGAGGATTGGGTGAAAACGAACGAGTTGTAGTTGAAGGTTACAATAAACTAGAGCCTAATGTAAAAGTTCAGCCAGTACTTTCGAGTGATGATAAAGCTATTCAAGCATTAAGAGAAAAGGAGGAAGAATAA
- a CDS encoding glycogen debranching enzyme N-terminal domain-containing protein — translation MSYLKFDKTVMINLEESLTREVLRTNRLGAYHSSTVVDCNTRKYHGLLVMPVPALDDDNHVLLSSLDETVIQHEAEFNLGLHKYGENNFSPKGHKYIREYTCDTVPRTVYRVGGVIFSKEKVFSMFENRIMIKYTLEDAHSATTLRFRPFLAFRSVKELTYANGNLNQNYTVVPNGIKMCLYPGYPELFMQFSKKVNFVFDPKWYYGIEYSKEQERGYPYKEDLFVPGYFEVPIRKGETIVFSAGDSQVATTRLKTLYETEVSVRTPRTSFYNCLKNSAQQFYFRPKKQDAYLLAGYPWFKVRARDLFLAAPGCTLSIDDPVRFEKIMATALPALRAFMEDGALDPVIQEIEQPDVILWAIWAIQQYAKVVGIDKAKELYKDFIDEALEYIISQKHPGLKVMDSGLLFADGGRDKAITWMNSVVNGRPVVPRSGYIVEFNAAWYNALCFSREMNGEATNEKIDKLISAINISFPNTFVNGYNYLFDYVNGSFVDWSVRPNMIFAVALPYSPLSRMQMRSVLDIVTKELLTPKGIRSLSPKSEGYRPYCTGPQVERDLAYHQGTAWPWLLGAYLEAYLRVFGKSGAAFAERMLISMEEEMTNHCIGTISEIYDGNPPFTGRGAISFAMNVAAILRIEEMLKKYNAE, via the coding sequence ATGAGTTATCTTAAATTTGATAAGACAGTCATGATCAATTTGGAAGAGTCGCTGACGCGTGAAGTTTTGAGAACGAATCGCTTGGGGGCATACCATAGTAGTACTGTCGTAGATTGCAATACTCGTAAATACCACGGATTATTAGTAATGCCGGTGCCAGCTTTGGACGATGATAATCACGTACTCCTATCTTCGCTCGATGAAACTGTGATACAGCACGAAGCTGAATTTAATCTGGGTTTGCACAAGTATGGTGAAAATAATTTCAGTCCGAAAGGGCATAAGTATATACGTGAATATACTTGTGATACGGTTCCTCGTACCGTTTATCGTGTAGGTGGAGTTATCTTTTCAAAGGAAAAGGTCTTTTCGATGTTTGAAAATCGCATTATGATCAAATATACCCTTGAGGATGCCCATTCTGCAACAACACTGCGATTCCGTCCATTTCTTGCTTTTCGTAGTGTGAAAGAACTGACGTATGCTAATGGTAATTTGAATCAAAATTATACTGTAGTACCCAATGGAATAAAAATGTGTCTTTATCCGGGTTATCCAGAGCTTTTTATGCAGTTTAGCAAAAAAGTAAATTTCGTATTTGATCCAAAGTGGTATTATGGTATTGAATATTCGAAAGAGCAGGAGAGAGGATATCCTTATAAAGAGGATTTATTCGTTCCGGGATATTTTGAAGTCCCTATTAGGAAGGGAGAAACAATAGTGTTTAGTGCAGGAGATAGCCAAGTTGCAACTACTCGTTTAAAGACTTTGTATGAAACAGAAGTTTCTGTCCGTACCCCAAGAACCAGTTTTTACAATTGTTTGAAAAACTCTGCCCAACAATTCTACTTTCGGCCTAAAAAACAAGATGCTTATTTGTTGGCTGGTTATCCTTGGTTTAAAGTAAGGGCGCGGGATCTTTTCTTAGCTGCTCCTGGATGTACCTTATCCATAGATGATCCGGTCCGTTTTGAGAAAATTATGGCAACGGCTTTACCTGCGTTACGGGCATTTATGGAAGATGGAGCCTTAGATCCGGTAATTCAGGAAATAGAACAGCCTGATGTGATATTATGGGCAATTTGGGCTATACAACAATATGCTAAGGTTGTTGGCATTGATAAAGCTAAGGAGCTATATAAAGACTTTATTGATGAAGCCCTTGAATACATAATTTCCCAGAAACACCCAGGGTTGAAAGTAATGGATAGTGGTTTGCTATTTGCAGACGGAGGTCGTGACAAGGCTATAACGTGGATGAATTCTGTTGTTAATGGACGTCCTGTCGTACCAAGATCAGGGTATATTGTAGAATTTAATGCTGCCTGGTATAATGCTTTATGTTTTTCTCGTGAGATGAACGGAGAAGCAACAAATGAAAAAATTGATAAGTTAATCAGTGCAATTAATATTTCTTTCCCGAATACATTTGTCAATGGTTATAATTACTTATTTGATTATGTGAATGGTTCGTTTGTTGATTGGAGTGTTCGTCCGAACATGATATTTGCAGTTGCATTACCATACTCTCCTTTGTCTCGTATGCAAATGCGTTCTGTATTGGATATAGTTACGAAAGAATTATTGACTCCTAAGGGAATCCGTTCTTTAAGTCCGAAAAGTGAAGGATATCGTCCTTATTGTACGGGCCCCCAAGTTGAACGAGATTTGGCATATCATCAAGGTACTGCATGGCCTTGGTTGCTTGGAGCTTATTTGGAGGCTTATCTGCGTGTATTTGGTAAATCGGGTGCTGCATTTGCCGAACGAATGCTGATTAGTATGGAAGAAGAAATGACTAATCACTGTATTGGTACAATTTCTGAAATCTATGATGGTAATCCTCCTTTTACAGGGCGTGGAGCCATCTCTTTTGCCATGAATGTGGCAGCTATTCTTAGAATAGAAGAAATGTTGAAGAAGTATAACGCCGAATAA
- a CDS encoding glycoside hydrolase family 57 protein, with the protein MKTICFYFQIHQPFRLKRYRFFDIGNDHYYYDDFQNEEIIRRIAEKCYLPANRTILEMIKSSGNKFKVAFSISGVALEQMEIYTPEVIDSFKELVATGNVEFLSETYAHSLSSLGDPDEFKHQIDKQEDKIQTLFGVKPKVFRNTELIYSDDISEIVYEKGYKGMLTEGAKHILGWKSPNYMYCSSVQPNLHLLLKNDRFSEDLSERFSDYSWNEYPLTADKFISWIAATPESEQVINLFMNYEVLGSLHPAETGIFEFFKALPRFAAEKGISFSTPSEVFALLKPVDSISVPYPISWVDEERDCSSWLGNVLQQEAFRKICEIGERVRLCDLRRIRQDWYYLQSSDHFYYMSTKHMGRGGFSPYDNPYDAFNNYMNVLSDFIERVNAQYPQDIDNEELNSLLTTIKNQGEEIEALQKELDKLKKKTSTRKSKDASSGTDKQ; encoded by the coding sequence ATGAAAACTATATGCTTCTATTTTCAGATACACCAGCCGTTCCGTTTGAAAAGATATCGTTTTTTTGATATCGGGAATGACCATTATTACTATGATGATTTCCAAAATGAGGAAATTATCCGTCGAATTGCAGAGAAATGTTATTTGCCTGCTAATCGGACTATTTTGGAGATGATCAAATCAAGTGGTAATAAGTTTAAAGTTGCTTTTTCTATTTCCGGAGTTGCATTGGAGCAAATGGAAATTTATACTCCAGAAGTAATAGATTCTTTTAAAGAACTGGTAGCTACAGGAAATGTTGAATTCTTGTCTGAAACCTACGCTCATTCATTATCTTCGTTGGGTGATCCTGACGAATTCAAGCATCAAATAGATAAGCAAGAAGATAAGATTCAAACATTATTTGGTGTAAAACCTAAAGTATTCCGTAATACAGAGTTGATTTATTCTGATGATATATCAGAAATCGTTTATGAAAAGGGATATAAAGGTATGTTGACTGAAGGAGCAAAACATATTTTGGGTTGGAAGAGTCCAAATTATATGTATTGTTCAAGCGTTCAGCCTAATTTGCACTTGTTGCTGAAGAATGATCGTTTTAGTGAAGATTTATCAGAGCGTTTTAGTGATTATAGCTGGAATGAATATCCATTGACTGCAGATAAATTTATTTCATGGATTGCAGCAACGCCAGAGTCTGAGCAGGTCATAAATTTGTTTATGAATTATGAAGTGCTGGGTTCTTTACATCCTGCTGAAACAGGTATTTTTGAATTCTTTAAGGCTTTACCTCGTTTTGCTGCTGAAAAAGGTATCAGTTTTTCAACTCCGTCAGAAGTATTTGCTCTTTTGAAGCCTGTAGACAGTATTTCTGTTCCATATCCTATTTCTTGGGTTGATGAAGAGCGTGATTGTAGTTCTTGGTTAGGAAATGTTTTGCAGCAAGAAGCTTTCCGTAAGATTTGTGAAATAGGAGAACGGGTTCGCTTGTGCGATTTACGTAGAATTCGTCAGGACTGGTACTATTTGCAAAGCAGTGATCACTTCTATTATATGAGTACAAAGCATATGGGTCGAGGAGGATTTAGTCCTTATGATAATCCTTATGACGCATTTAATAATTATATGAACGTGCTTTCTGATTTTATTGAACGTGTTAATGCTCAGTATCCACAGGATATTGATAATGAAGAATTGAATTCATTATTAACAACGATTAAAAATCAAGGGGAAGAGATTGAAGCTTTGCAAAAAGAATTAGACAAGCTGAAGAAAAAAACTTCGACAAGAAAAAGTAAAGATGCTTCGTCTGGAACTGATAAACAATAA
- the argR gene encoding arginine repressor — MCTKKERLEMICKLISTESINNQEQLSKRLCEMGFVVTQATLSRDIKQLKVIKVHDANGMYVYQLPNKIAVPISKAPVQKNHSNIEFSGNLAVIKTRPGYAMGIASDIDTHAPKEILGTIAGDDTILVIPREGFSRENIVDALAHFI; from the coding sequence ATGTGTACAAAAAAAGAACGGCTGGAAATGATTTGTAAGCTTATCAGCACAGAATCTATCAACAACCAAGAGCAATTAAGCAAACGGTTATGTGAAATGGGTTTTGTTGTTACACAAGCTACACTATCAAGGGATATCAAACAACTGAAGGTAATTAAAGTACATGATGCTAATGGAATGTATGTTTACCAATTACCTAACAAAATAGCTGTACCAATCTCAAAAGCTCCAGTACAAAAAAATCACTCAAATATTGAATTCTCGGGTAATCTCGCAGTCATCAAGACGCGTCCAGGTTATGCCATGGGAATTGCTTCTGACATTGATACACATGCACCGAAAGAGATCTTAGGAACGATAGCAGGTGACGATACAATTTTAGTCATTCCACGTGAAGGTTTCAGTCGGGAAAATATTGTAGATGCATTAGCTCATTTTATATGA
- a CDS encoding multidrug efflux RND transporter permease subunit, with the protein MKPGFFIDRPVFSTVLSILIVLVGLIGLIMLPIEQYPQITPPVVKIGATYPGANALTLSQAVATPIEQELNGTPGMIYMQSSSSNSGSLNITVTFDVSANPDLAAVEVQNRVKLAESRLPAEVIQNGITIEKQAPSQLMTLTLMSDDPKFDEIYLSNFATINVLDVIRRIPGVGRVSNIGSRYYGMQIWVYPDRLANMGLTVKDLQDALKDQNRESAAGEFGKQPILDVDVTLPVTSSGRLSTVEEFENIVIRANSDGSIVRMRDVARVSLEASSYSTESGINGKNAAILGIYMLPGANALEVAKSVRAEMAEISKNFPEGVEYNFPFDMTEYISQSVHEVYKTLFEALFLVILVVFLSLQNWRAALIPTIAVPISLIGTFGFMLVMGFSLNMLTLLGLILAIGIVVDDAIVVVENVERIINEENISTREATHRAMKELSGALIATSMVLVAVFVPVSFLSGITGQLYRQFSITIAVSVMLSTVVALTLSPAMCAIILRPSKHEKKNIVFRKINEWLEKGNHKYTNILRRVMNMPKRVLAGFGMVLVMIFVMSHLLPTSFIPEEDQGFFTVEIELPEGATLERTRVVTDRLIDFLNHQPAVAYVQNVTGSSNRLGTTQNRATLTVILKPWEERKSGDMGVEDVMETVRKELYYYPEVVGYVNRPPVIPGLGESGGLEMQLEARGEATWDDLVQATDTFLYYAKKAPELHSVSSAMQADIPQIYFDVDRDHAKFLGIPMADIFSTMKAYLGSVYVNDFNMFNRIYRVYIQAEAPYRANKESLGLFFVRTGSGAMVPLTALGTTQYTTGPGTIKRFNMFSTAPINAVAAPGYSTGEAMKALERIAKEHLSDNIAIEWSGLSYQENKAGGQTGFILALIFLFVFLFLAAQYESWIVPIAVLLSLPIAALGAFLGIWITGLENDVYFQIGLVTLIGLAAKNAILIVEFAKVQVDEGVDPVQAAIHAAQMRFRPILMTSLAFVLGMLPLVIASGPGSASRHSIGTGIFFGMLVAITIGIVMVPFFFVLIYKIKKGIRLNRISRLPRIPHIKKVAPWVVLALSVLAFSSCKVGKEYARPDLNLPESIDASVTDTASVSDIPWQSLYKDTVLQGLINKALENNKDMKIAAAKIKEMVAAKRISFSRLFPSIGANLHAEKEVLNYGGNNRKPDPEFDAKLTLAWELDLWGNIRWATEADLAAYMQSIEAQRALKLTIVAGVAASYYQLCALDQELSIVRQTLEARKEGLHLAKLRYEGGLTSETAYNQAVVELARTETLIPNLERQIKIKESDLAMLLGDYSHDIPRGQRLSEQQLPDALPIGLPSSLLERRPDVRQAEFSLKEANAQVGVAYTDLFPKIALTGNLGFESAELGDLLKSPAWFLAGNLLQPLFAMGRNKAKVKVAQAKYEQEVYSYEKTVIGAFKEVNDAIVSIRKAKEVRQSQAKLEIAARKYLELAQLQYINGVSSYMDVLDAQRELLSAQLGLNSAVCNELLTVVYLYKALGGGY; encoded by the coding sequence ATGAAGCCTGGTTTCTTTATTGACCGTCCGGTATTTTCTACTGTTCTGTCTATTCTGATTGTATTAGTAGGACTCATCGGCTTGATCATGCTGCCTATCGAGCAGTATCCCCAGATAACCCCTCCGGTAGTAAAGATTGGAGCTACTTACCCTGGTGCAAATGCTTTGACTCTTTCTCAAGCAGTTGCTACTCCAATTGAACAGGAATTGAATGGAACTCCCGGAATGATATATATGCAAAGTAGTAGTTCGAATTCAGGATCATTAAACATTACTGTGACATTTGATGTTTCTGCCAATCCGGACTTGGCGGCTGTTGAGGTTCAGAACCGTGTGAAACTGGCAGAAAGCCGTTTGCCTGCTGAAGTGATCCAAAATGGTATCACCATTGAAAAACAGGCTCCAAGTCAGTTGATGACATTAACATTGATGTCTGATGATCCCAAATTTGATGAGATTTATCTGAGTAACTTTGCTACAATTAATGTATTGGATGTTATTCGTCGTATTCCAGGAGTAGGACGTGTATCTAATATTGGTAGCCGATATTATGGTATGCAGATATGGGTATATCCGGATCGTCTGGCCAATATGGGATTAACGGTAAAAGATTTACAGGATGCTTTGAAAGATCAAAACAGAGAATCAGCAGCCGGTGAATTTGGTAAACAGCCGATTTTGGATGTAGATGTAACCTTGCCTGTTACTTCATCTGGACGTCTTTCTACTGTAGAAGAATTTGAAAATATTGTCATCCGGGCAAATTCTGATGGCTCAATCGTCCGTATGCGCGATGTAGCTCGTGTTTCATTGGAAGCATCTTCATATTCAACAGAAAGTGGTATTAACGGAAAGAATGCGGCCATTTTGGGCATTTATATGTTACCAGGGGCTAATGCTTTGGAAGTAGCAAAAAGTGTTCGTGCTGAAATGGCTGAAATCAGCAAAAACTTTCCGGAAGGTGTAGAATATAATTTCCCGTTTGATATGACGGAATATATTTCCCAATCTGTACATGAAGTTTATAAGACATTGTTTGAAGCTTTGTTCTTGGTTATTTTAGTTGTATTCTTGTCATTACAGAATTGGCGTGCGGCATTAATTCCAACTATAGCTGTGCCTATTTCGTTAATTGGTACATTTGGATTTATGTTGGTCATGGGCTTCTCTTTGAATATGCTGACATTGTTAGGATTGATTTTGGCTATTGGTATTGTGGTGGATGATGCCATTGTCGTGGTAGAAAATGTTGAGCGTATTATTAATGAGGAAAATATTTCAACGCGTGAGGCTACCCATAGGGCCATGAAGGAATTGTCGGGAGCTTTGATTGCTACTTCCATGGTTTTGGTAGCTGTATTCGTCCCTGTGAGTTTTCTGAGTGGTATCACCGGGCAGCTATATCGTCAGTTCTCTATTACGATTGCTGTATCGGTAATGCTTTCAACCGTAGTTGCATTAACATTGAGTCCGGCAATGTGTGCTATCATTTTACGTCCATCTAAGCATGAAAAGAAGAATATCGTGTTCCGGAAGATTAATGAATGGCTTGAAAAAGGAAATCATAAATACACAAATATATTACGTCGGGTAATGAATATGCCTAAGCGTGTACTTGCTGGCTTTGGTATGGTATTGGTTATGATTTTTGTTATGAGTCATTTATTACCTACTTCTTTTATTCCAGAAGAAGATCAGGGATTCTTTACGGTGGAAATAGAATTACCTGAAGGTGCAACATTGGAACGTACACGAGTTGTAACAGACCGATTGATTGATTTTCTGAATCATCAACCTGCAGTTGCCTATGTCCAAAATGTAACGGGTAGTAGTAATCGGTTAGGTACAACGCAAAATCGTGCTACGCTTACTGTTATTTTAAAGCCGTGGGAAGAGCGTAAATCTGGAGATATGGGAGTTGAAGACGTGATGGAGACAGTCCGGAAAGAACTTTATTATTATCCAGAAGTGGTTGGTTATGTCAATAGACCACCTGTCATTCCTGGTTTAGGAGAAAGTGGAGGTCTTGAGATGCAGTTGGAAGCGAGGGGAGAAGCCACGTGGGATGATTTGGTTCAGGCTACTGATACATTCTTGTATTATGCCAAGAAAGCGCCCGAGCTGCATAGTGTTTCATCTGCCATGCAGGCTGATATACCTCAGATATATTTTGACGTGGATCGTGATCATGCAAAATTCTTAGGAATTCCGATGGCTGATATTTTTTCAACCATGAAAGCTTATTTAGGATCGGTTTATGTGAACGATTTTAATATGTTTAACCGTATTTATCGTGTCTATATCCAGGCTGAGGCTCCTTATCGAGCAAATAAAGAAAGTTTAGGACTTTTCTTTGTGCGAACCGGTAGTGGCGCGATGGTACCTCTTACGGCATTAGGCACGACACAATATACAACGGGGCCTGGTACAATCAAGCGCTTTAATATGTTCTCGACAGCACCTATCAATGCCGTTGCGGCTCCTGGATATAGTACAGGTGAGGCGATGAAAGCATTGGAACGTATTGCCAAAGAACATTTATCAGATAATATTGCAATTGAATGGAGTGGCCTGTCTTATCAGGAAAACAAAGCAGGAGGCCAGACCGGATTTATTTTGGCATTGATCTTCTTGTTTGTATTCTTGTTCTTGGCTGCTCAGTATGAAAGCTGGATTGTGCCAATTGCGGTATTGCTTTCTTTACCTATTGCGGCGCTTGGAGCTTTTCTCGGAATATGGATAACTGGGTTGGAAAATGATGTATATTTCCAGATCGGTTTGGTGACATTGATAGGTCTGGCTGCTAAAAATGCCATTTTGATTGTTGAGTTTGCGAAGGTACAGGTTGATGAAGGCGTTGATCCTGTGCAGGCTGCAATTCATGCAGCGCAGATGCGTTTTCGCCCGATTTTGATGACTTCCTTGGCTTTTGTATTAGGTATGTTGCCTTTGGTTATTGCTTCTGGTCCGGGTTCTGCATCGCGTCATAGTATAGGAACAGGTATTTTCTTTGGTATGTTGGTTGCCATTACCATCGGTATAGTTATGGTCCCATTCTTTTTTGTCTTGATTTATAAGATAAAAAAGGGCATACGTTTGAATCGCATCTCTCGTTTGCCACGGATACCTCACATTAAGAAAGTAGCTCCGTGGGTGGTTTTAGCCTTGTCTGTACTGGCATTTTCATCTTGTAAGGTAGGAAAAGAATATGCACGTCCAGATCTGAATTTGCCAGAATCGATTGATGCCTCTGTAACAGATACGGCTTCTGTTTCGGATATTCCTTGGCAAAGCTTATATAAGGATACTGTTCTTCAAGGATTGATAAATAAAGCATTGGAGAATAATAAAGATATGAAGATTGCTGCAGCCAAGATAAAAGAAATGGTAGCAGCCAAACGTATTTCTTTTTCCCGATTGTTCCCTTCTATAGGCGCTAATTTACATGCTGAAAAAGAGGTTTTAAACTATGGGGGAAATAACCGAAAACCGGATCCGGAGTTTGATGCCAAATTGACATTAGCTTGGGAGTTGGATTTATGGGGAAATATTCGTTGGGCAACTGAAGCCGATTTGGCTGCATACATGCAGAGCATTGAAGCTCAGCGTGCTTTAAAGCTGACTATTGTAGCGGGTGTAGCTGCTTCATATTATCAATTATGTGCTCTGGATCAAGAATTATCGATAGTCAGACAAACATTGGAAGCCCGAAAAGAGGGACTCCATTTGGCTAAGTTACGTTATGAAGGTGGATTAACTTCTGAAACAGCTTATAACCAAGCGGTAGTAGAATTGGCACGTACAGAAACCTTGATTCCGAACTTAGAGCGGCAGATTAAAATTAAGGAAAGTGATCTGGCCATGTTGTTAGGCGATTATTCGCATGATATACCTCGTGGCCAACGGTTGTCAGAACAACAGTTACCGGATGCGCTGCCGATAGGTTTACCTTCTTCTTTATTGGAAAGACGTCCGGATGTCCGTCAGGCAGAATTTAGTCTAAAAGAAGCTAATGCGCAAGTGGGCGTTGCTTATACAGACTTGTTTCCTAAAATTGCCTTAACAGGTAATTTGGGCTTTGAAAGTGCTGAGTTAGGTGATCTATTGAAAAGTCCGGCTTGGTTTTTAGCTGGTAACTTATTGCAGCCTTTATTTGCCATGGGGCGAAACAAGGCGAAGGTGAAAGTTGCCCAGGCAAAATATGAGCAGGAGGTGTATAGTTATGAGAAGACGGTTATTGGCGCATTTAAAGAGGTGAATGATGCGATTGTTTCTATCCGAAAGGCAAAGGAAGTCCGTCAGTCACAAGCTAAGCTGGAGATAGCAGCCCGTAAATATTTGGAGCTTGCCCAGTTGCAATATATCAATGGTGTTTCGAGTTACATGGATGTGTTGGATGCGCAACGTGAGCTGTTAAGTGCTCAATTAGGTTTGAACTCGGCTGTATGTAACGAGCTGCTTACGGTAGTTTATTTATATAAGGCACTTGGAGGAGGATATTAA
- a CDS encoding glycosyltransferase: MKALMFGWEFPPHILGGLGTASYGLTRGMAMQPDMDITFCIPKPWGDEDQSFLRIIGVDNVPIVWRDVNMDYVKDRLGKFMDPQLYFDFRNNIYADFSYRHVNDLGCLEFSGRYPDNLLEEINNYSIVAGVIARTIPCDIIHAHDWLTYPAGIHAKQVTGKPLVIHVHATDYDRSRGNVNPDVYGIEKNGMDHADHIITVSNLTRQTVIEKYHQDPAKVTTVHNAVEPLSPEILAIQDKKGVKDKIITFLGRITMQKGPEYFVEAAAKVLKRAPHARFIMAGSGDMMNQMIRLAASRNISDRFHFTGFMKGKQVYEVLKASDVYVMPSVSEPFGISPLEAMQCGVPSIISKQSGCAEILDYAVKVDYWDIEALADAMYSIITYPAMHEFLKVEGKKEVDNIKWEYAGQKVRRIYDMVLGNK; encoded by the coding sequence ATGAAAGCTTTAATGTTTGGTTGGGAATTTCCCCCTCATATTTTGGGTGGTTTGGGTACTGCCAGTTATGGATTAACTCGCGGTATGGCCATGCAGCCTGATATGGATATCACTTTTTGTATTCCAAAGCCTTGGGGCGATGAAGATCAGAGCTTCTTGAGGATTATTGGAGTGGATAATGTGCCCATTGTATGGCGTGATGTAAATATGGATTATGTCAAAGACCGATTGGGTAAGTTTATGGATCCACAACTTTATTTTGATTTCCGAAATAATATATATGCTGATTTTTCTTATCGACATGTAAATGATTTGGGATGTCTGGAGTTCTCAGGTCGATATCCTGATAATTTGTTGGAGGAAATCAATAATTATTCAATAGTTGCAGGGGTAATTGCTCGCACGATTCCATGTGATATTATTCATGCACATGACTGGTTGACTTATCCTGCGGGTATTCATGCAAAGCAGGTAACAGGCAAACCATTGGTCATTCATGTCCATGCTACTGATTATGATAGAAGTCGTGGTAATGTAAATCCTGATGTTTATGGTATTGAGAAGAATGGAATGGATCATGCAGACCATATTATAACAGTAAGTAACCTTACACGACAGACAGTAATTGAAAAGTATCACCAAGATCCGGCAAAGGTTACGACGGTACATAATGCGGTAGAACCATTAAGCCCGGAAATATTGGCAATTCAGGATAAAAAAGGAGTAAAAGATAAAATCATTACATTCTTAGGTCGAATTACGATGCAGAAAGGTCCTGAATATTTTGTCGAAGCTGCAGCAAAGGTGTTGAAGCGTGCTCCTCATGCACGTTTTATCATGGCTGGTAGTGGAGATATGATGAACCAGATGATTCGTTTGGCTGCTTCGCGCAATATTTCTGATCGTTTTCATTTTACTGGATTCATGAAGGGAAAACAGGTGTACGAGGTGTTGAAGGCGAGTGATGTTTATGTGATGCCATCAGTATCTGAGCCTTTTGGAATATCTCCTTTGGAGGCTATGCAATGTGGCGTGCCTTCTATTATTTCTAAACAATCTGGTTGTGCGGAAATTCTGGATTATGCTGTAAAAGTAGATTATTGGGATATTGAAGCATTGGCTGATGCAATGTATTCTATTATCACATATCCAGCAATGCATGAATTCCTGAAAGTTGAAGGCAAGAAAGAGGTTGATAATATAAAATGGGAATATGCAGGACAGAAAGTTCGTCGCATCTATGATATGGTATTAGGAAACAAATAA